Proteins co-encoded in one Hymenobacter swuensis DY53 genomic window:
- the araA gene encoding L-arabinose isomerase: MLDISHYEAWFITGSQHLYGPETLEEVARHSQQIAEALGSALPIKVVYKPVLTGPAEIYKLIQEANTTPNCVGLIAWMHTFSPAKMWINGLKILQKPMAHLHTQFNRDIPWQDIDMDFMNTNQSAHGDREFGFITSRMRVKRKVVVGHWQSADAQERLSIWARAACAWADWQGGRIVRFGDNMRYVAVTEGDKVEAELKFGYEVNTYGIGDLVAVINEVTEEQVNELLATYEQEYELGDSLQDGGSQREGLCDAARIEAGMRKFLQEKKAIGFTDTFEDLHGMVQLPGIATQRLMAEGYGFGGEGDWKTSALVRAMKVMGAGLPGGNSFMEDYTYHFQPGNELVLGSHMLEICPTISEGKVKVQVHPLGIGGKADPARLVFNCPAGPALNATIVDLGHRFRLIVNEVEAVTPEQELPKLPVARVLWKVKPDLKTGVAAWIHAGGAHHTGYSQNLTAEYLEDFAEMAGIEYLIIDDETKLRTFKNELRYNDVAFSQR, translated from the coding sequence ATGCTAGACATCTCCCACTACGAAGCCTGGTTTATCACCGGCAGCCAGCACCTCTACGGCCCCGAAACCCTGGAGGAAGTAGCCCGCCATTCCCAGCAGATTGCCGAAGCCCTCGGCTCGGCGTTGCCCATTAAAGTCGTGTACAAGCCCGTGCTGACGGGGCCGGCCGAGATATACAAGCTGATTCAGGAAGCCAACACTACCCCAAATTGCGTGGGGCTGATTGCCTGGATGCACACCTTCTCGCCGGCCAAAATGTGGATCAATGGCCTGAAGATTCTGCAGAAACCCATGGCCCACCTGCACACCCAGTTCAACCGCGACATTCCGTGGCAGGACATCGACATGGACTTCATGAACACCAACCAATCGGCGCACGGCGACCGGGAGTTTGGCTTCATCACGTCGCGGATGCGGGTGAAGCGCAAGGTGGTGGTGGGCCACTGGCAGAGCGCCGACGCGCAGGAGCGCCTCAGCATATGGGCCCGCGCGGCCTGCGCCTGGGCCGACTGGCAGGGTGGCCGCATCGTCCGCTTCGGCGACAACATGCGCTACGTGGCCGTGACGGAAGGCGACAAGGTGGAGGCCGAATTGAAATTTGGCTACGAGGTGAACACCTACGGCATTGGCGATTTGGTGGCCGTGATTAACGAGGTGACCGAGGAGCAGGTAAACGAGCTGCTGGCCACCTATGAACAGGAATACGAGCTGGGCGACTCGCTGCAAGACGGCGGCAGCCAGCGCGAAGGCCTGTGCGACGCGGCCCGTATTGAGGCCGGCATGCGCAAGTTTCTGCAGGAAAAAAAGGCCATTGGCTTTACTGATACCTTCGAGGATTTGCACGGTATGGTGCAGCTGCCCGGCATTGCCACTCAGCGCCTGATGGCCGAGGGCTACGGCTTTGGGGGGGAAGGCGACTGGAAAACGTCGGCCCTGGTGCGTGCCATGAAGGTGATGGGCGCGGGCCTGCCCGGCGGCAACTCCTTCATGGAGGACTACACTTACCACTTCCAGCCTGGCAACGAGCTGGTGCTCGGCTCCCACATGCTGGAAATCTGCCCTACCATTTCAGAGGGTAAGGTGAAAGTGCAGGTGCACCCTTTGGGCATTGGCGGTAAGGCCGACCCGGCCCGCCTGGTGTTCAACTGCCCCGCCGGCCCCGCGCTCAACGCCACCATCGTGGATCTGGGCCATCGGTTCCGGCTGATTGTGAATGAGGTGGAAGCCGTAACACCCGAGCAGGAGTTGCCCAAGCTGCCCGTGGCCCGCGTGCTCTGGAAGGTGAAGCCCGACCTGAAAACCGGCGTGGCCGCCTGGATCCACGCTGGCGGGGCCCACCACACCGGCTACAGCCAGAACCTCACGGCCGAATACCTCGAAGACTTCGCCGAAATGGCCGGCATCGAGTACCTCATCATCGACGACGAAACCAAGCTGCGCACCTTCAAAAACGAACTGCGCTACAACGATGTGGCCTTCAGCCAGCGGTAA
- a CDS encoding ribulokinase: MKYVIGIDYGSDSVRAVLVNAQTGQEVAQAVHNYARWKEQRYCNATKNQFRQHPLDHMEGLEATVRRVAQHVPAAQIVGLAVDTTGSTPGPVDEQGVALALKPGFEENPNAMFVLWKDHTALPEAAEINHLAKTWGGEDFTQFEGGIYSSEWFWAKIAHVVREDEAVAKAAYSWMEHCDWLTLLLTGGELKTFKRSRCAAGHKAMWHESWGGLPSEEFLTLLEPRLGGLRERLFEQTYTADEVAGHLSEEWARRLGLTTNTVVAVGSFDAHAGAVAGEIEAYSMVKVMGTSTCDIVVAPMHEVGGKLVPGICGQVDGSVIPGMLGLEAGQSAVGDLLAWFRGVLEWPLRTLLPQSAVLTAEQQQALREELSDRMMAELNRAAAAVHPDDSQVLALDWVNGRRTPDANQALKGALMNLTMGTDAPQIFRALVESICYGSRQIVERFEQEGIPIKQVIGLGGVAKKSGFLMQTLADVLNRPIKVAESDQAPALGAAMYAAVAAGIHPDVVSAQKAMGNGFAETYSPNPARVADYQRRYEQYQTFGQFVEEATPPMAPEIEESALQQQHA, from the coding sequence ATGAAATACGTTATAGGCATCGACTACGGCTCCGACTCCGTGCGGGCCGTGCTGGTGAATGCCCAGACCGGCCAGGAAGTAGCGCAGGCGGTGCATAATTATGCCCGCTGGAAAGAGCAGCGCTATTGCAACGCCACCAAAAACCAGTTCCGCCAGCACCCGCTCGACCATATGGAGGGCCTGGAAGCTACCGTGCGCCGCGTGGCGCAGCACGTGCCCGCCGCCCAGATTGTGGGCCTGGCCGTAGATACTACCGGCTCCACGCCCGGCCCCGTGGACGAGCAGGGTGTGGCGCTGGCCCTCAAGCCTGGCTTCGAGGAAAACCCGAACGCCATGTTCGTGCTCTGGAAAGACCACACGGCCCTGCCCGAAGCCGCCGAAATCAACCACCTAGCCAAAACCTGGGGCGGCGAAGACTTCACGCAGTTTGAGGGCGGCATCTACTCCTCGGAGTGGTTCTGGGCCAAGATTGCCCACGTGGTGCGCGAGGATGAGGCCGTGGCCAAAGCCGCCTACTCCTGGATGGAGCACTGCGACTGGCTGACGCTGCTGCTCACCGGCGGCGAGCTGAAAACCTTTAAGCGCAGCCGTTGCGCCGCCGGCCACAAAGCCATGTGGCACGAGAGCTGGGGCGGCCTGCCCTCCGAGGAGTTCCTGACCCTGCTGGAACCCCGGCTGGGCGGCCTGCGCGAGCGGCTGTTCGAGCAAACCTACACCGCCGACGAAGTAGCCGGCCACCTCTCCGAGGAATGGGCCCGGCGCTTGGGTCTGACCACCAATACCGTAGTGGCCGTGGGCTCCTTCGATGCCCACGCCGGCGCAGTGGCGGGCGAAATCGAGGCCTACTCGATGGTGAAAGTAATGGGCACCAGCACCTGCGACATTGTGGTGGCCCCCATGCACGAAGTAGGAGGGAAGCTGGTGCCCGGCATTTGCGGGCAGGTAGATGGCTCCGTAATTCCCGGCATGCTGGGCCTGGAAGCCGGTCAGTCGGCCGTGGGCGACCTGCTGGCCTGGTTCCGGGGCGTGCTGGAGTGGCCGTTGCGCACGTTGCTGCCGCAGTCGGCAGTGCTGACTGCGGAGCAGCAGCAGGCGTTGCGCGAGGAGCTGAGCGACAGGATGATGGCCGAGCTGAACCGCGCCGCCGCCGCCGTACACCCTGACGACTCGCAGGTGCTGGCCCTGGACTGGGTGAACGGCCGCCGCACCCCCGATGCCAACCAGGCGCTGAAAGGTGCCCTCATGAACCTCACGATGGGCACCGATGCCCCGCAGATTTTCCGGGCCTTGGTGGAATCCATCTGCTACGGCTCCCGCCAGATTGTGGAGCGCTTCGAGCAGGAGGGCATTCCCATCAAGCAGGTAATCGGGCTGGGCGGCGTGGCCAAAAAATCGGGCTTCCTGATGCAGACCCTGGCCGACGTGCTCAACCGCCCCATCAAAGTAGCCGAATCGGACCAGGCACCGGCTTTGGGCGCGGCCATGTACGCGGCCGTGGCCGCCGGTATTCACCCCGATGTGGTGTCGGCCCAGAAGGCTATGGGCAACGGCTTTGCCGAAACCTACTCGCCCAACCCGGCCCGCGTGGCCGACTACCAGCGCCGCTACGAGCAGTACCAGACGTTTGGGCAGTTTGTGGAGGAGGCTACCCCACCCATGGCGCCGGAAATTGAGGAATCCGCCCTTCAGCAGCAGCACGCATGA
- a CDS encoding glycoside hydrolase family 43 protein, giving the protein MAWIQRPSSRVLAGLLLGLSLLSCKKETTTGGGNPPPVTPPAGTSFTNPLLSSGPDPWVYQKDGVYYYMHTTNTNLRIWKTSRMSDLSQTSSVVAWTPPPGGPASGNLWAPELYFLDGKWYIYYSAGPAGTNLGLQRTWVLENTAADPTTGTWTDKGRLFSPTADFWAIDGTVLEQNNRRYFIWSGHNGLDGIQRLYISEMSNPWTLVGPRVELSHPEYSWENVGPPYVNEGPEILKHGTKTFLVYSASFCGTDQYALGMLTASSTADPMLPASWTKSATPVFSQSPANRAYATGHNSFFRSKDGQEDWILYHANSNPNEGCVEKRNPRMQRFTWNPDGTPNFGVPVAINTPQSKPGGE; this is encoded by the coding sequence ATGGCCTGGATTCAACGACCAAGCAGCCGCGTGCTGGCAGGGCTCCTGCTGGGGCTGAGCCTGCTAAGCTGTAAGAAAGAAACGACTACCGGCGGTGGAAATCCGCCGCCGGTAACACCGCCGGCGGGCACCAGTTTCACGAACCCGCTGCTCTCCTCCGGCCCCGACCCGTGGGTGTACCAGAAAGATGGGGTGTACTATTACATGCACACCACCAACACCAACCTGCGCATCTGGAAAACCAGCCGCATGTCGGATCTGAGCCAGACCTCCAGCGTAGTGGCCTGGACGCCGCCACCCGGCGGGCCGGCCTCCGGTAACCTGTGGGCACCGGAGCTGTATTTCCTAGACGGCAAATGGTATATCTATTACTCTGCCGGGCCGGCTGGCACCAATCTGGGGCTGCAGCGCACTTGGGTACTGGAAAATACCGCCGCCGACCCCACCACCGGCACTTGGACCGACAAAGGCCGCCTGTTCAGCCCTACGGCCGACTTCTGGGCTATTGATGGTACGGTGCTGGAGCAGAACAACCGGCGCTACTTCATCTGGTCGGGCCACAACGGTCTGGACGGGATTCAGCGGCTGTACATCTCCGAGATGAGCAACCCCTGGACGCTGGTGGGGCCGCGCGTGGAGCTTTCGCACCCCGAGTACAGCTGGGAAAACGTGGGGCCGCCCTACGTGAATGAGGGCCCGGAAATTCTGAAGCACGGCACCAAAACCTTTCTGGTGTACTCCGCCAGCTTCTGCGGCACCGACCAGTACGCGCTGGGTATGCTCACGGCCAGCAGCACCGCCGACCCCATGCTGCCGGCTTCCTGGACGAAATCGGCCACGCCGGTTTTCTCGCAGAGCCCTGCTAACCGGGCTTATGCCACCGGCCACAACTCGTTTTTTCGCTCCAAGGACGGGCAGGAAGACTGGATTCTGTACCACGCCAACTCCAACCCCAACGAAGGCTGCGTGGAGAAGCGCAACCCCCGCATGCAGCGCTTCACCTGGAACCCCGACGGCACGCCCAATTTCGGGGTGCCCGTCGCCATCAATACGCCGCAGAGCAAGCCCGGCGGAGAATAG
- a CDS encoding RagB/SusD family nutrient uptake outer membrane protein: MKLSKLTALLMAGGLLVATSCDKDLLDKTNPNAPSTAQFWKTEDDAVKSVYACYSGLQQFACYYRSWHFMAHRSDESYSQSPFVELANFTRFVTPDNNFFISSFAWNDYYRTIFRTNQVTTRVPAIQMDETLKRRLIAEAKFVRALSYFDLVYFFGNIPLIIEEPVVTTRVGQATPAQVEAQMIADLQAAIADLPLSYPDAEKGRATKGSAQALLAKVYMQQRKWADASALFTQIISSGQYSLVPNYLDNFTDANENNRESVFEVQFTGSVLEVGQGQDNASASESHDRPNFFGPPGATFADVQPRRWLLDAYTDSTVSFAPGSTTRHQIDPRRDISIIHSGNPDRFYGKTFGQWGWNASQQYWRKYLNDRTRTDENFTSGINHRVIRYADVLLMQAEALTEQNQVSAAVPFINQVRTRTSVNLAPLTGTYSQAQLRQMIRMERARELSGEGTRWFDILRWGLMDDQAGINELRTRDSDFTNFRLGVSKLLPIPQRDIDIDPNIRQNPGY; the protein is encoded by the coding sequence ATGAAACTTTCTAAACTCACTGCCCTGCTAATGGCCGGCGGCCTGCTGGTAGCCACCAGCTGCGACAAAGACCTGCTGGACAAAACCAACCCGAATGCGCCCTCCACGGCCCAGTTCTGGAAAACGGAGGACGACGCCGTGAAGTCGGTGTACGCCTGCTACTCGGGGCTGCAGCAATTTGCCTGCTACTACCGCAGCTGGCACTTTATGGCTCACCGCTCCGATGAGTCGTACAGCCAGAGCCCGTTTGTGGAGCTGGCCAACTTCACGCGCTTCGTAACGCCGGACAACAACTTCTTCATCTCGTCCTTCGCCTGGAACGACTACTACCGTACCATCTTCCGCACCAATCAGGTAACGACCCGGGTGCCGGCAATTCAGATGGACGAAACGCTGAAACGCCGTCTGATTGCTGAAGCCAAGTTCGTGCGGGCCTTGTCGTATTTTGATCTGGTGTACTTCTTCGGCAATATTCCGCTGATTATAGAAGAGCCCGTGGTAACCACCCGGGTGGGCCAGGCGACCCCCGCGCAGGTGGAAGCCCAGATGATTGCCGACCTGCAGGCGGCCATTGCCGACCTGCCACTGTCGTACCCCGATGCGGAGAAAGGTCGCGCTACCAAAGGCTCGGCGCAGGCATTGCTGGCGAAGGTGTACATGCAGCAGCGCAAATGGGCCGACGCCTCGGCGCTGTTCACCCAGATTATCAGCTCCGGCCAGTACAGCCTAGTGCCTAACTACCTGGATAACTTTACGGATGCTAATGAGAATAACCGAGAGTCGGTATTCGAAGTGCAGTTTACCGGCTCGGTGCTGGAAGTAGGGCAGGGTCAGGACAACGCCTCGGCTTCGGAAAGCCACGACCGGCCCAACTTCTTCGGCCCTCCCGGCGCCACCTTTGCCGATGTGCAGCCCCGCCGCTGGCTGCTGGATGCCTACACCGACTCCACGGTCAGCTTCGCCCCCGGCAGCACCACGCGCCACCAGATTGACCCCCGCCGCGACATCAGCATCATCCACTCGGGCAATCCGGACCGGTTCTACGGCAAAACCTTCGGGCAATGGGGCTGGAACGCCTCGCAGCAGTACTGGCGCAAGTACCTCAACGACCGTACCCGCACCGATGAAAACTTCACCTCCGGTATCAACCACCGCGTAATCCGCTACGCCGATGTGCTGCTGATGCAGGCCGAAGCCCTCACGGAGCAAAACCAGGTGAGTGCCGCTGTGCCGTTCATCAACCAGGTGCGTACCCGCACTTCCGTGAATCTGGCCCCGCTGACGGGCACATACTCGCAGGCACAGCTGCGCCAGATGATTCGGATGGAGCGCGCCCGGGAGCTGTCGGGGGAAGGAACGCGCTGGTTTGATATTCTGCGCTGGGGCCTGATGGACGACCAAGCCGGCATAAACGAGCTCAGAACCCGCGACTCGGACTTTACCAACTTCCGGCTGGGCGTATCCAAGCTGTTGCCCATTCCGCAGCGCGATATTGACATTGACCCCAACATTCGCCAGAACCCAGGCTACTAA
- a CDS encoding L-ribulose-5-phosphate 4-epimerase — MSQYQELKQACYEANMQLPALGLVLFTFGNASVVDRERRVFAIKPSGVPYATLKAEDIVVLDFANNVVEGSKRPSSDTKTHAVLYSHWEHIGGIVHTHSTYATAWAQAQRDIPILGTTHADHLTVDIPCAPPMDDQMIAGDYEHQTGWQIINEFQRRSLSPEEVEMVLLSNHAPFTWGKTVEKAVYHSAVLEEVARMAYLSCTLRPDVPRLKEALIQKHYERKHGVHSYYGQS; from the coding sequence ATGAGCCAGTACCAGGAACTGAAGCAGGCCTGCTACGAGGCCAACATGCAGCTGCCGGCATTAGGGTTGGTGCTCTTCACTTTCGGCAACGCCAGCGTAGTGGACCGGGAGCGGCGGGTGTTTGCCATCAAGCCCAGCGGCGTGCCTTACGCTACCCTCAAGGCCGAGGATATTGTGGTGCTCGACTTCGCCAACAACGTGGTAGAAGGCAGCAAGCGGCCTTCCTCGGATACCAAAACCCACGCCGTACTCTACAGCCACTGGGAGCATATCGGGGGTATTGTGCACACGCACAGCACCTACGCCACGGCCTGGGCCCAGGCCCAGCGGGATATTCCGATTCTGGGCACCACCCATGCCGACCACCTCACGGTGGACATTCCCTGTGCCCCGCCCATGGACGACCAGATGATTGCCGGCGACTACGAGCACCAGACCGGCTGGCAGATCATCAACGAGTTTCAGCGGCGCAGCCTCTCGCCGGAGGAGGTGGAAATGGTGCTGCTCAGCAACCACGCGCCCTTCACTTGGGGCAAAACCGTGGAAAAAGCCGTGTACCACAGCGCCGTGCTGGAAGAAGTAGCCCGCATGGCCTACCTCAGCTGCACCTTACGCCCCGACGTGCCCCGCCTGAAAGAAGCCCTGATTCAGAAGCACTACGAGCGTAAACACGGCGTGCATTCCTACTACGGCCAGAGCTAA
- a CDS encoding aldose epimerase family protein → MPDSIQTTTAVAPATTSFGQTQDGTEVQLYTLTNAHGLKVSITNYGGTITSLLVPDKAGKPGEVVLGFNSVSGYQSPEFLKSGPYFGALIGRYGNRIAKGRFTLDGKEYTLAKNNGENTLHGGKKGFDKVLWQAEPGTSAEGQTLKLTYLSKDGEEGYPGNLTVTVVYTLTADDALKIDYSATTDKATPVNLTNHAYFNLSGGPDVLGHEVTIAADRYNVVDAGLIPTGELRPVKGTPFDFTLPHAIGERIAQVPGGYDHNWLLSQTTGLHAAATVYEPTTGRTMEVTTTEPGLQFYTGNFLDGTLKGANGQTYGKHAGFCMETQHFPDSPNQPKFPSTILKPGQTLQSTTIYKFGVRQ, encoded by the coding sequence ATGCCTGATTCCATCCAGACAACTACGGCCGTTGCGCCAGCTACAACCTCCTTCGGCCAAACCCAGGACGGTACCGAGGTACAGCTCTACACCCTCACTAATGCCCACGGCCTGAAGGTGAGCATTACCAATTACGGCGGCACCATTACCAGCCTGCTGGTTCCCGATAAAGCCGGCAAGCCGGGTGAAGTGGTGCTGGGCTTCAACAGCGTGAGCGGCTACCAAAGCCCGGAGTTTCTGAAGTCGGGGCCGTATTTCGGCGCCCTGATCGGGCGCTACGGCAACCGCATTGCCAAGGGCCGGTTCACGCTCGATGGCAAGGAATATACCCTGGCCAAGAACAACGGCGAAAACACCCTGCACGGCGGCAAAAAAGGGTTTGATAAGGTTCTTTGGCAGGCCGAGCCGGGCACTTCCGCCGAGGGCCAGACCCTGAAGCTCACCTACCTCAGCAAGGATGGGGAAGAAGGCTACCCCGGCAACCTCACCGTGACGGTGGTGTACACCCTTACAGCCGACGACGCGCTGAAAATCGACTACTCCGCCACCACCGATAAGGCCACGCCCGTTAACCTGACCAACCACGCCTACTTCAACCTCAGCGGCGGCCCCGACGTGCTGGGCCACGAAGTGACCATTGCCGCCGACCGCTATAACGTAGTGGACGCCGGCCTGATTCCGACCGGCGAGCTGCGCCCCGTAAAGGGCACGCCCTTCGACTTTACCTTACCCCACGCCATTGGCGAGCGAATTGCGCAGGTGCCCGGCGGCTACGACCACAACTGGCTGCTGAGCCAAACCACCGGTCTGCACGCCGCAGCTACCGTGTACGAGCCCACCACGGGCCGCACGATGGAGGTAACCACCACCGAGCCGGGCCTGCAGTTCTACACCGGCAACTTCCTCGATGGCACCCTGAAAGGCGCCAACGGCCAGACCTACGGCAAGCACGCCGGCTTCTGCATGGAAACCCAGCACTTCCCCGACTCGCCCAACCAGCCTAAGTTCCCGAGCACCATTCTGAAGCCCGGCCAGACCTTGCAATCCACGACCATCTACAAGTTTGGCGTGCGCCAATAG
- a CDS encoding family 43 glycosylhydrolase, whose translation MIIPFTFRLAAPARRMIRALLLALLLLGAQLPRAYALQGLTGVHDPSTIVKEGNKYWIFATGQGIYSLYSTDLVNWTPGPRAVFVNNAYPAWINTRVPGFQGNFWAPECIFMNGKYYLYYSCSTFGSKVSAMGLATNVTLDPTSPNYRWVDEGEVLSSTASSQANAIDPAVFKDPNGDVWFSYGSFFGGIRILPLNPTTGKPLNGTGTQQYAVANGNVEAAYLTKRGSFYYLFVNRGSCCQGINSTYQVQVGRAASPTGPFLDQNGADLNQNGGTVLLSSAGRYIGPGHTGIFEENGVGYFSHHFYDGEDNGAPKLGIAKLTWTATGWPTISRDWVASGRYEIKNQNSGLIWDAWGCTGVSGQMIAQGAPAGLNCQRWDVTALGNGEYKIMSALGGLAADVAGCSPDNGAKLQLSAYNGLACQRFRLEPAADGSLVIASANGNRVVEVPFASTTAGQQLALWDYNGCACQRWTLATPTTTTATTAGKFLLGVSVYPVPVTGTGFTVELGAQAKAEVTQVTVYDLRGQRVHQQQFARQQTTLQVAAKLPPGMYLVQVQQESGWFTQKINIL comes from the coding sequence ATGATTATACCGTTTACTTTCCGACTCGCCGCGCCCGCCAGGCGCATGATCCGTGCGCTGCTGCTGGCGCTGTTGCTGCTGGGCGCGCAGCTGCCCCGGGCCTACGCCCTGCAAGGCCTGACCGGCGTACACGACCCTTCCACGATTGTGAAGGAGGGCAATAAATACTGGATTTTTGCCACCGGCCAGGGTATCTACAGCCTGTACTCCACCGACCTGGTGAACTGGACGCCGGGGCCGCGGGCCGTCTTCGTGAACAATGCCTACCCGGCCTGGATCAATACCAGAGTGCCCGGCTTTCAGGGCAATTTCTGGGCTCCGGAGTGCATCTTCATGAACGGGAAATACTACCTGTATTACTCCTGTTCCACCTTCGGGTCCAAGGTGTCGGCTATGGGCCTGGCTACCAACGTCACGCTGGACCCTACCAGTCCCAACTACCGCTGGGTAGACGAGGGCGAGGTGCTGTCGTCCACGGCCAGCAGCCAAGCCAACGCCATCGACCCGGCCGTGTTCAAGGACCCCAACGGCGACGTATGGTTCTCGTACGGCTCCTTCTTCGGGGGCATCCGGATTCTGCCGCTGAACCCCACCACCGGCAAGCCCCTCAACGGTACCGGCACGCAGCAATACGCCGTAGCCAATGGCAACGTGGAAGCCGCCTACCTCACCAAGCGCGGCAGTTTCTATTACCTGTTCGTTAACCGGGGCAGCTGCTGCCAGGGCATCAACAGCACCTATCAGGTGCAGGTAGGCCGGGCTGCTTCACCCACCGGCCCGTTTCTCGACCAGAACGGGGCAGACCTGAACCAGAACGGCGGTACGGTGCTACTCAGCTCAGCGGGGCGTTATATCGGACCCGGGCATACCGGTATTTTTGAGGAAAACGGCGTCGGCTACTTCTCGCACCATTTCTATGACGGTGAGGACAACGGTGCTCCTAAGCTCGGTATTGCCAAACTCACCTGGACAGCCACTGGCTGGCCCACAATAAGCCGCGACTGGGTGGCCTCGGGCCGCTACGAAATTAAGAACCAGAACAGCGGCCTGATCTGGGATGCCTGGGGCTGCACCGGTGTATCGGGCCAGATGATTGCGCAGGGTGCTCCGGCCGGCCTCAACTGCCAGCGCTGGGACGTAACGGCTCTGGGCAACGGAGAATACAAAATCATGAGCGCGTTGGGTGGCCTGGCGGCCGATGTAGCTGGTTGTTCCCCCGATAACGGGGCCAAGCTGCAGCTGTCTGCCTACAACGGCCTGGCCTGTCAGCGGTTCCGGCTGGAGCCGGCCGCCGATGGAAGTCTGGTTATTGCCTCCGCCAATGGCAACCGGGTGGTAGAAGTTCCGTTTGCCTCCACAACAGCCGGTCAGCAGCTGGCCCTGTGGGACTACAATGGCTGCGCTTGCCAACGCTGGACGCTAGCTACGCCCACCACGACTACGGCCACAACCGCCGGCAAATTTCTGCTGGGCGTGAGCGTATATCCGGTGCCAGTCACGGGTACCGGCTTTACTGTGGAGTTGGGTGCACAGGCAAAAGCGGAGGTTACGCAGGTGACGGTATATGATTTGCGGGGTCAGCGCGTACACCAGCAGCAGTTTGCCCGCCAGCAAACTACTCTGCAGGTAGCTGCCAAGCTGCCGCCGGGGATGTACTTGGTACAGGTGCAGCAGGAAAGCGGCTGGTTTACACAGAAGATCAACATATTGTAG